In Nocardioides conyzicola, one genomic interval encodes:
- a CDS encoding acyl-CoA thioesterase has protein sequence MRHLYECPMRWADMDLLGHINNVVYVDYLQEARVDMLRTHGPAAARTGQLAEGTVVVRHEVTYAAPLHFGYRPVSIECWVTQVRAASFTVAYEVFHEDPDGLRQVYLRAKTVLTPYVFTTEQPRRITDEEREMLGLFLEPEDVVRPAPFPRERPAATLHYPVHVRFSDVDVYGHVNNVKYFEYFQEARISGIAQLWEGLDQAALVVAQTDVDYRVPILFRPEPYDAWSWVARVGQRSATIESVICDGDTTLARARVTIVFFDQETQRSTVPPEVYLDRLRTLELTRTS, from the coding sequence GTGCGGCACCTCTACGAGTGCCCGATGCGGTGGGCCGACATGGACCTGCTCGGGCACATCAACAACGTCGTCTACGTGGACTACCTCCAAGAGGCCCGCGTGGACATGCTTCGCACGCACGGCCCGGCCGCGGCCCGGACGGGCCAGCTGGCCGAGGGCACGGTCGTGGTCCGCCACGAGGTGACCTACGCCGCCCCCCTCCACTTCGGCTACCGGCCCGTCAGCATCGAGTGCTGGGTCACCCAGGTCCGCGCCGCGTCGTTCACCGTCGCCTACGAGGTCTTCCACGAGGACCCCGACGGCCTGCGCCAGGTCTACCTGCGGGCCAAGACCGTCCTGACGCCGTACGTCTTCACCACCGAGCAGCCCCGTCGGATCACCGACGAGGAGCGCGAGATGCTCGGCCTCTTCCTCGAGCCGGAGGACGTCGTCCGCCCGGCGCCGTTCCCCCGGGAGCGGCCGGCCGCGACGCTGCACTACCCCGTCCACGTGCGGTTCTCCGACGTCGACGTCTACGGTCACGTCAACAACGTCAAGTACTTCGAGTACTTCCAGGAGGCCCGCATCTCGGGCATCGCCCAGCTGTGGGAGGGCCTCGACCAGGCCGCCCTCGTCGTCGCGCAGACGGACGTGGACTACCGCGTGCCGATCCTCTTCCGCCCGGAGCCGTACGACGCGTGGTCGTGGGTCGCCCGCGTGGGCCAACGGTCCGCGACCATCGAGTCCGTCATCTGCGACGGCGACACCACGCTCGCCCGCGCCCGGGTGACGATCGTCTTCTTCGACCAGGAGACCCAGCGGTCGACGGTGCCGCCGGAGGTCTACCTGGACCGGCTGCGCACGCTCGAGCTCACTCGAACGAGTTGA
- the metG gene encoding methionine--tRNA ligase, with amino-acid sequence MSKVLSAVAWPYANGPRHIGHVAGFGVPSDVFSRYMRMAGHDVLMVSGSDEHGTPILIAAGEAGMTPQELADQNHRIIAEDLTSLGLTYDLYTRTSARNHHHVVQQMFLGVYENGYFVEQTTFGAISPSTGRTLPDRYIEGTCPICAYPDARGDQCDNCGNQLDPIDLINPRSKINGEVPEFIETQHFFLDLPALADALGEWLDERAASETWRPNVIRFSQNILKEIRPRAMTRDIDWGIAIPLDGWRENPTKKLYVWFDAVIGYLSASIEWARRTGDNDAWRQWWNDPEALSYYFMGKDNITFHSQIWPAELLAYSGKGSKGGTLHEYGELNLPTEVVSSEFLTMEGKKFSSSKRVVIYVRDLLSRYQPDAFRYFVAAAGPEAQDSDFTWAEFVRRTNDELVAGWGNLVNRTATLISKNFGELPQAGTLTAEDQTILDTVDAAFGVVGDLIARHRQKQAIGEAMRTVAEVNKYVSDSEPWKLAKDPADRERLATILSVMAQCVADLNLVLSPFLPFAANEVDKALGGAGDIAPMPHIEDVEDLDGGAPYPVITGDYSGFPAWERKPLVAGTPIGKPSPIFTKLDPSVVDEELERLAANGG; translated from the coding sequence ATGAGCAAAGTCCTGTCCGCCGTCGCCTGGCCGTACGCAAACGGCCCGCGCCACATCGGCCACGTGGCCGGTTTCGGTGTGCCCTCCGACGTCTTCAGTCGGTACATGCGGATGGCGGGCCACGACGTGCTCATGGTCTCCGGGTCCGACGAGCACGGCACCCCGATCCTGATCGCCGCCGGCGAGGCCGGCATGACGCCGCAGGAGCTGGCCGACCAGAACCACCGCATCATCGCCGAGGACCTCACGTCCCTGGGGCTGACCTACGACCTCTACACGCGGACCTCGGCACGCAACCACCACCACGTCGTGCAGCAGATGTTCCTCGGCGTGTACGAGAACGGGTACTTCGTCGAGCAGACCACCTTCGGCGCGATCTCGCCGTCCACGGGCCGCACGCTGCCCGACCGCTACATCGAGGGCACCTGCCCCATCTGCGCCTACCCCGACGCGCGGGGCGACCAGTGCGACAACTGCGGCAACCAGCTCGACCCGATCGACCTGATCAACCCGAGGTCGAAGATCAACGGCGAGGTCCCGGAGTTCATCGAGACCCAGCACTTCTTCCTCGATCTCCCGGCGCTGGCCGACGCCCTGGGGGAGTGGCTCGACGAGCGTGCCGCGTCCGAGACCTGGCGGCCCAACGTGATCCGCTTCAGCCAGAACATCCTCAAGGAGATCCGCCCGCGGGCGATGACCCGCGACATCGACTGGGGCATCGCGATCCCGCTCGACGGCTGGCGGGAGAACCCGACCAAGAAGCTCTACGTCTGGTTCGACGCCGTCATCGGCTACCTGTCCGCGTCGATCGAGTGGGCGCGCCGCACCGGCGACAACGACGCCTGGCGCCAGTGGTGGAACGACCCCGAGGCGCTGTCCTACTACTTCATGGGCAAGGACAACATCACCTTCCACAGCCAGATCTGGCCGGCCGAGCTGCTGGCCTACTCGGGCAAGGGGTCCAAGGGCGGCACGCTCCACGAGTACGGCGAGCTCAACCTGCCGACCGAGGTCGTGTCGAGCGAGTTCCTGACCATGGAGGGCAAGAAGTTCTCCTCCTCCAAGCGGGTCGTGATCTACGTCCGCGACCTGCTCAGCCGCTACCAGCCCGACGCGTTCCGCTACTTCGTCGCCGCGGCCGGCCCGGAGGCCCAGGACTCCGACTTCACCTGGGCGGAGTTCGTCCGGCGCACCAACGACGAGCTGGTCGCGGGCTGGGGCAACCTGGTCAACCGCACGGCCACCTTGATCTCCAAGAACTTCGGCGAGCTCCCGCAGGCCGGCACGCTGACCGCCGAGGACCAGACGATCCTCGACACCGTGGACGCCGCGTTCGGCGTCGTCGGCGACCTGATCGCCCGGCACCGGCAGAAGCAGGCGATCGGCGAGGCGATGCGCACCGTCGCCGAGGTCAACAAGTACGTGTCGGACTCCGAGCCGTGGAAGCTCGCGAAGGACCCGGCCGACCGCGAGCGGCTCGCCACGATCCTGTCGGTGATGGCGCAGTGCGTGGCCGACCTCAACCTGGTCCTCAGCCCGTTCCTGCCGTTCGCCGCCAACGAGGTCGACAAGGCTCTCGGCGGCGCGGGCGACATCGCGCCGATGCCCCACATCGAGGACGTCGAGGACCTGGACGGCGGGGCGCCGTACCCGGTGATCACGGGCGACTACTCCGGCTTCCCGGCCTGGGAGCGCAAGCCGCTCGTGGCC
- the pepN gene encoding aminopeptidase N, translating into MPGTNLTRDEAATRAALLDVTSYSIDLDLTTGDKTFGSTTTIRFTSTEPGAETFADLVDAIVHEITLNGEPLDPATAYADSRITLPGLQADNELVVRADCTYSHTGEGLHRFVDPVDDRVYLYSQFEVPDARRVFTTFEQPDLKAPFTFNVTAPDHWKVVSNSPSPEPEPLDEAGESGKAVWRFAPTKPMSTYITAVVAGEYHEVQHVYHGKHGDIPLGHYCRQSLVEHLDVDVLVELTQQSFAFFEEQFDYPYPFGKYDQLYVPEYNMGAMENAGCVTLRDEYLPRSRQPRSFYEFRASVITHEMAHMWFGDLVTMQWWDDLWLNESFAEWACYWCEAEATEYTDAWTGFTNARKQTGYRADQLPSTHPIAADNVDLHAVEVNFDMITYAKGASVLKQLVAWVGLDPFLAGLRQYFKDHEFGNATFADLLLALEKSSGRELQSWAQEWLQTAGVNTLTPSFELGSEGTYDAFRIVQTAAPEQPTLRRHRLGIGLYDEVDGRLVRREYLEVDIEGAETVVTELAGKQQPDLLLLNDQDHAYAKIRLDERSLATVTGGLSKLDDSLARALVWSAAWDMTRDAEMSATDFVRLVLANIGAETDSWGVTRIPTYAALAVNAYSAPEHRAALRAEWESGLRELLLAAEPGSDHQLTFTRSYASAAHSDQALADVAGLLDGTWTVDGLAIDQDLRWVLVTSLAAAGRSGETLVAAELERDKTIAGKEKAAAARVAQPTAEAKADGWRAILDPGTPNETHREIVFSIFRYGQDDVIAPYLEQYLEAADTVIDTLGFHKASVVLEHGFPKALGSPELVARVDAWLAASTAPKGAVRYVTEGRADVVRALAAQAKDA; encoded by the coding sequence ATGCCTGGAACCAACCTCACCAGGGACGAGGCCGCCACCCGCGCCGCCCTCCTGGACGTCACGTCGTACTCCATCGACCTGGATCTCACGACCGGCGACAAGACCTTCGGCTCGACCACCACGATCCGGTTCACCTCGACCGAGCCCGGCGCGGAGACGTTCGCCGACCTCGTGGACGCGATCGTCCACGAGATCACGCTCAACGGTGAGCCGCTCGACCCCGCCACGGCGTACGCCGACAGCCGCATCACGCTGCCGGGGCTGCAGGCGGACAACGAGCTGGTCGTCCGCGCCGACTGCACCTACTCCCACACCGGCGAGGGCCTGCACCGGTTCGTGGACCCGGTCGACGACCGCGTCTACCTCTACTCGCAGTTCGAGGTGCCGGACGCCCGTCGCGTGTTCACCACGTTCGAGCAGCCCGACCTCAAGGCCCCGTTCACGTTCAACGTCACCGCGCCCGACCACTGGAAGGTCGTCTCCAACTCGCCCTCCCCCGAGCCGGAGCCGCTCGACGAGGCCGGCGAGAGCGGCAAGGCCGTGTGGCGCTTCGCGCCGACCAAGCCGATGTCGACGTACATCACCGCGGTCGTGGCCGGCGAGTACCACGAGGTGCAGCACGTCTACCACGGCAAGCACGGCGACATCCCGCTCGGCCACTACTGCCGCCAGTCCCTCGTCGAGCACCTCGACGTCGACGTCCTGGTCGAGCTGACCCAGCAGAGCTTCGCCTTCTTCGAGGAGCAGTTCGACTACCCGTACCCCTTCGGCAAGTACGACCAGCTCTACGTGCCCGAGTACAACATGGGCGCGATGGAGAACGCCGGCTGCGTGACCCTGCGCGACGAGTACCTCCCCCGCAGCCGCCAGCCGCGCTCGTTCTACGAGTTCCGCGCCTCGGTCATCACCCACGAGATGGCGCACATGTGGTTCGGCGACCTGGTCACCATGCAGTGGTGGGACGACCTGTGGCTCAACGAGTCCTTCGCCGAGTGGGCCTGCTACTGGTGCGAGGCCGAGGCCACGGAGTACACCGACGCCTGGACGGGCTTCACCAACGCCCGCAAGCAGACCGGCTACCGCGCCGACCAGCTGCCGAGCACGCACCCGATCGCCGCGGACAACGTCGACCTGCACGCGGTCGAGGTCAACTTCGACATGATCACCTACGCCAAGGGCGCGTCGGTGCTCAAGCAGCTCGTCGCGTGGGTCGGGCTGGACCCGTTCCTCGCGGGCCTGCGGCAGTACTTCAAGGACCACGAGTTCGGCAACGCCACCTTCGCCGACCTGCTCCTGGCGCTCGAGAAGTCCTCGGGTCGCGAGCTGCAGAGCTGGGCCCAGGAGTGGCTCCAGACCGCCGGCGTCAACACCCTCACCCCCTCCTTCGAGCTCGGCTCCGAGGGCACGTACGACGCCTTCCGGATCGTCCAGACCGCCGCGCCCGAGCAGCCGACGCTGCGGCGCCACCGTCTCGGCATCGGCCTGTACGACGAGGTCGACGGCCGCCTGGTGCGGCGGGAGTACCTCGAGGTCGACATCGAGGGCGCCGAGACCGTCGTGACCGAGCTGGCCGGCAAGCAGCAGCCGGACCTCCTGCTGCTCAACGACCAGGACCACGCGTACGCCAAGATCCGGCTCGACGAGCGGTCCCTCGCGACGGTGACCGGCGGGCTGTCCAAGCTCGACGACTCGCTCGCCCGCGCGCTGGTGTGGAGTGCTGCGTGGGACATGACCCGCGACGCGGAGATGTCGGCAACCGACTTCGTCCGCCTCGTGCTCGCCAACATCGGCGCCGAGACCGACTCGTGGGGCGTCACCCGGATCCCGACGTACGCCGCTCTCGCGGTCAACGCCTACAGCGCCCCCGAGCACCGGGCGGCCCTGCGCGCCGAGTGGGAGTCGGGCCTGCGCGAGCTGCTGCTCGCCGCGGAGCCGGGCAGCGACCACCAGCTGACCTTCACCCGGTCCTACGCCTCGGCCGCGCACAGCGACCAGGCACTCGCCGACGTCGCGGGGCTGCTCGACGGGACGTGGACGGTCGACGGGCTGGCGATCGACCAGGACCTGCGCTGGGTGCTCGTCACCTCGCTCGCGGCTGCAGGTCGCTCCGGCGAGACCCTCGTCGCGGCCGAGCTCGAGCGCGACAAGACGATCGCGGGCAAGGAGAAGGCCGCCGCCGCCCGGGTCGCGCAGCCCACGGCCGAGGCCAAGGCGGACGGCTGGCGGGCGATCCTCGACCCCGGCACGCCCAACGAGACCCACCGGGAGATCGTGTTCTCGATCTTCCGCTACGGGCAGGACGACGTGATCGCGCCGTACCTCGAGCAGTACCTCGAGGCCGCCGACACCGTCATCGACACCCTCGGCTTCCACAAGGCCTCGGTCGTGCTGGAGCACGGCTTCCCGAAGGCCCTCGGCTCGCCCGAGCTGGTCGCGCGCGTGGACGCCTGGCTGGCCGCCAGCACCGCGCCGAAGGGTGCGGTCCGCTACGTCACCGAGGGCCGCGCCGACGTCGTACGCGCCCTTGCCGCGCAGGCCAAGGACGCCTGA
- a CDS encoding mechanosensitive ion channel family protein gives MLGFDDTSCDTSDALCKTVFSWTDNQKLANVSDIVIGKPLALLWLLVLFFVVRWVLHRLIDRLSSRAEDGVLPDRMSRFGSRGKAAEARDLATATRRVQRAKTMGDLLKSVITGLLIAVFGTMALSELGVNIAPIIASAGIIGLALGFGAQSLVKDFLSGIFMIFEDQYGVGDVVDVGEASGTVEAVSLRVTRLRDLNGTVWYVPNGEILRVGNMSQNWSRAVVDITVGYQEDLARAERVLREVAHDLWDDDEYRGIIIEEPEVTGVEMFTADGVTLRVLIKTAPMEQWGVARTLRQRIKARLDHEGIEIALPQRVVWHREEPTPDAPETPTGSSPEEEEPVSGG, from the coding sequence ATGTTGGGCTTCGACGACACGTCCTGCGACACCTCCGATGCACTCTGCAAGACCGTCTTCAGCTGGACCGACAACCAGAAGCTCGCCAACGTCTCCGACATCGTCATCGGCAAGCCGCTGGCGCTCCTCTGGCTGCTGGTCCTCTTCTTCGTCGTCCGGTGGGTGCTCCACCGCCTGATCGACCGGCTCTCCTCGCGGGCCGAGGACGGCGTGCTGCCCGACCGGATGAGCAGGTTCGGGTCCCGCGGCAAGGCCGCCGAGGCCCGCGACCTCGCGACCGCGACCCGGCGGGTCCAGCGCGCGAAGACGATGGGCGACCTCCTCAAGAGCGTCATCACCGGTCTGCTGATCGCCGTCTTCGGGACCATGGCGCTCAGCGAGCTCGGCGTCAACATCGCCCCGATCATCGCGTCCGCCGGCATCATCGGCCTCGCCCTCGGCTTCGGCGCCCAGTCGCTGGTCAAGGACTTCCTGTCCGGCATCTTCATGATCTTCGAGGACCAGTACGGCGTGGGCGACGTCGTCGACGTCGGCGAGGCCAGCGGCACCGTGGAGGCGGTCAGCCTGCGGGTCACCCGACTGCGCGACCTCAACGGCACCGTCTGGTACGTCCCCAACGGCGAGATCCTCCGCGTCGGCAACATGAGCCAGAACTGGTCCCGCGCGGTCGTCGACATCACCGTCGGCTACCAGGAGGACCTCGCCCGCGCCGAGCGCGTGCTGCGCGAGGTCGCCCACGACCTGTGGGACGACGACGAGTACCGCGGGATCATCATCGAGGAGCCCGAGGTCACCGGCGTCGAGATGTTCACCGCCGACGGCGTGACGCTGCGGGTGCTGATCAAGACCGCCCCGATGGAGCAGTGGGGCGTCGCCCGCACCCTGCGGCAGCGGATCAAGGCCCGCCTCGACCACGAGGGCATCGAGATCGCGCTCCCCCAGCGGGTCGTCTGGCACCGCGAGGAGCCGACCCCGGACGCCCCGGAGACGCCGACGGGCTCCTCCCCCGAAGAGGAAGAGCCCGTCAGCGGTGGGTGA
- a CDS encoding DUF5130 family protein yields the protein MEQVAVGEFNSAERFQIDEAIRAAEQTSRFEFSVFVGRSGTDARAFATQLHNSLVAPSRSVLIMLDPASRVLEIVTGGTVRRNITDQEVELTTLQMQSYFSSGDLVGGLRHGIQMLADHARAPETLHAD from the coding sequence GTGGAGCAAGTGGCCGTTGGTGAGTTCAACAGCGCCGAGCGGTTCCAGATCGACGAGGCGATCCGCGCGGCCGAGCAGACCTCGCGCTTCGAGTTCAGCGTCTTCGTCGGTCGCTCGGGCACGGACGCCCGCGCCTTCGCCACGCAGCTGCACAACTCCCTGGTCGCACCCTCGCGCAGCGTGCTGATCATGCTCGACCCCGCCTCACGGGTCCTCGAGATCGTCACCGGCGGCACCGTGCGCCGCAACATCACCGACCAGGAGGTCGAGCTGACGACGCTGCAGATGCAGTCGTACTTCTCCTCGGGCGACCTCGTCGGCGGGCTCCGTCACGGCATCCAGATGCTCGCCGACCACGCCCGCGCGCCGGAGACCCTGCACGCCGACTGA
- a CDS encoding globin codes for MTTFYDEIGGFETFRRIVAKFYEGVGEDPVLRPLYPEEDLGPAEERFLLFLVQYWGGPTTYSDTRGHPRLRMRHAPFAVTPEAKEHWLSHFRAGLDEVALTPEQDQQFWDYVTHAAQFMVNSFE; via the coding sequence GTGACGACCTTCTACGACGAGATCGGTGGCTTCGAGACGTTCCGGCGGATCGTCGCGAAGTTCTACGAGGGCGTCGGTGAGGACCCGGTGCTGCGCCCGTTGTACCCCGAGGAGGACCTCGGCCCGGCTGAGGAGCGCTTCCTCCTCTTCCTGGTGCAGTACTGGGGCGGACCCACGACGTACTCCGATACCCGCGGCCACCCGCGCCTGCGGATGCGGCACGCGCCGTTCGCGGTCACGCCGGAGGCCAAGGAGCACTGGCTCAGCCACTTCCGCGCGGGGCTCGACGAGGTCGCCCTGACGCCGGAGCAGGACCAGCAGTTCTGGGACTACGTCACGCACGCCGCGCAGTTCATGGTCAACTCGTTCGAGTGA
- a CDS encoding TetR/AcrR family transcriptional regulator produces the protein MPHAPTDAAPDAATATPLSPRRRTLLDAALHVIADEGLKGLTHRAVDRRAGLPEGSCSAYWRTRNALQAALTEYVAGALLTDVDELTARITQCDGDARKVEETLALFLRWLDQRELLVARLELTMAATRDEELRLLLVDHRSRLVDIVDGIMTAAGKEHGGARAEALVASYDGILLAGLLQPAEGRRDFLIRSLELLSASLTAPDGE, from the coding sequence ATGCCGCACGCCCCGACCGACGCAGCGCCCGACGCAGCGACCGCGACACCGCTCTCGCCGCGCCGCCGCACGCTCCTCGACGCGGCCCTGCACGTCATCGCCGACGAGGGCCTCAAGGGCCTCACCCACCGGGCGGTCGACCGTCGCGCGGGCCTGCCGGAGGGCAGCTGCTCGGCGTACTGGCGCACCCGCAACGCGCTCCAGGCCGCCCTGACGGAGTACGTCGCGGGTGCCCTGCTCACCGACGTCGACGAGCTCACGGCGCGGATCACGCAGTGCGACGGGGACGCCCGCAAGGTGGAGGAGACGCTGGCCCTCTTCCTGCGCTGGCTCGACCAGCGCGAGCTCCTCGTCGCCCGGCTCGAGCTGACCATGGCGGCGACCCGGGACGAGGAGCTCCGCCTGCTCCTGGTCGACCACCGCTCCCGGCTGGTCGACATCGTCGACGGCATCATGACCGCGGCCGGCAAGGAGCACGGGGGCGCGCGCGCGGAGGCGCTGGTGGCGTCGTACGACGGCATCCTGCTGGCCGGGCTGCTCCAGCCGGCCGAGGGCCGACGCGACTTCCTGATCCGCTCGCTCGAGCTGCTGAGCGCCTCCCTCACGGCGCCCGACGGAGAGTGA
- a CDS encoding OsmC family peroxiredoxin, producing the protein MATTRNASTHWEGTLFEGAGKVTLESSGTGTYDVSWASRAEEANGKTSPEELIAAAHSSCFSMALSNGLAKAGTPATSLDTNAAVDFVPGTGITEIRLTVKAVVEGLSNEDFVAAAEAAKVGCPVSQALAAVPIKLEASLA; encoded by the coding sequence ATGGCTACGACCCGCAACGCCAGCACGCACTGGGAAGGCACCCTCTTCGAGGGCGCCGGCAAGGTCACGCTGGAGTCATCCGGCACCGGCACGTACGACGTCTCCTGGGCCTCGCGGGCCGAGGAGGCCAACGGCAAGACCAGCCCCGAGGAGCTGATCGCGGCCGCCCACTCGTCGTGCTTCTCCATGGCGCTCTCGAACGGCCTCGCCAAGGCCGGCACGCCGGCGACCTCGCTGGACACCAACGCCGCCGTCGACTTCGTGCCCGGCACCGGCATCACCGAGATCCGCCTGACGGTCAAGGCCGTCGTCGAGGGCCTCAGCAACGAGGACTTCGTCGCCGCCGCCGAGGCCGCGAAGGTCGGGTGCCCGGTCAGCCAGGCGCTGGCCGCCGTACCGATCAAGCTCGAGGCGTCGCTCGCCTGA
- a CDS encoding DsbA family protein, which translates to MTAKTNADFWFDPACPFAWITSRWILEVEKVRDIEVTWHIMSLAFLNEDKDIPDEYREFLKTAWQPVRVVQAAKEKYGQEALLPLYTALGTRIHVEKQDKDRPMIEAALEEAGLDVSLADAMDDSSYDDAIRESHRRGMDQVGNEVGTPTIAFNGHAFFGPVISKAPKGEDAGKMWDAFVTLSAFEHFYELKRSRTEDLDFS; encoded by the coding sequence ATGACTGCGAAGACCAACGCCGACTTCTGGTTCGACCCCGCCTGCCCGTTCGCGTGGATCACCTCGCGGTGGATCCTCGAGGTCGAGAAGGTCCGCGACATCGAGGTGACCTGGCACATCATGAGCCTCGCGTTCCTCAACGAGGACAAGGACATCCCGGACGAGTACCGCGAGTTCCTGAAGACCGCCTGGCAGCCGGTGCGGGTGGTCCAGGCCGCCAAGGAGAAGTACGGCCAGGAGGCGCTGCTCCCGCTCTACACCGCGCTCGGCACCCGCATCCACGTCGAGAAGCAGGACAAGGACCGCCCGATGATCGAGGCGGCGCTCGAGGAGGCCGGCCTCGACGTGTCGCTCGCGGACGCGATGGACGACTCGTCGTACGACGACGCCATCCGCGAGTCGCACCGGCGCGGCATGGACCAGGTCGGCAACGAGGTCGGCACCCCGACCATCGCCTTCAACGGCCACGCCTTCTTCGGCCCCGTCATCAGCAAGGCGCCGAAGGGCGAGGACGCCGGCAAGATGTGGGACGCGTTCGTCACCCTCTCGGCCTTCGAGCACTTCTACGAGCTGAAGCGCAGCCGCACCGAGGACCTCGACTTCAGCTAG
- the chrA gene encoding chromate efflux transporter — MSDPERHVVPLSAATKAWFLISLQTFGGPAGQIAVMQRELVDERRWIGERRFLHALSYCMLLPGPEAQQLAVYTGWLLNGWAGGLIAGVLFVLPGFVALLALSAVYVAQGDTTLVTGLFVGLAPAVVAVVVQAVVRIGGRALGHRGLVAIAGAAFLALAVLAVPFPLVVFAAGLVGWLVGRRFPDVMVAPVLPADPGADSPLVPDEALHRAPPSARRNLLILAVGLVAWVGPVAVAWIVADGGTSVFLDQGVFFGGMALVTFGGAYAVLAYVAQAAVGTFGWVTAGEMTKGLALAESTPGPLIMVVQFVAFLGAYRDPGSLDPWVAGVLASVVVVWVTFVPSFLFIFLGAPYVERLRDNATLSAALTGVTAAVVGVIANLALYFAIHTLFAESRRWGADHLGLLVPVWDSYVWESFVLLPVALLMVFRWRWSVLRTLGVSALAGLALSVLT; from the coding sequence GTGAGCGACCCGGAGCGTCACGTCGTCCCCCTGTCGGCGGCGACCAAGGCGTGGTTCCTGATCTCGCTCCAGACCTTCGGCGGACCAGCGGGTCAGATCGCGGTGATGCAGCGTGAGCTCGTCGACGAGCGCCGGTGGATCGGGGAGCGCCGGTTCCTGCACGCGCTCAGCTACTGCATGCTGCTCCCGGGGCCCGAGGCGCAGCAGCTCGCCGTCTACACCGGCTGGCTGCTCAACGGGTGGGCCGGCGGCCTGATCGCGGGCGTCCTCTTCGTCCTGCCCGGGTTCGTCGCGTTGCTGGCGCTGTCGGCCGTGTACGTCGCGCAGGGTGACACCACCCTCGTGACCGGACTGTTCGTCGGCCTCGCCCCGGCGGTGGTCGCGGTCGTGGTGCAGGCCGTCGTCAGGATCGGTGGGCGCGCGCTCGGGCACCGTGGGCTGGTGGCGATCGCGGGCGCGGCGTTCCTCGCCCTCGCCGTGCTGGCGGTGCCCTTCCCGCTCGTGGTCTTCGCGGCCGGGCTGGTCGGCTGGCTGGTCGGCCGGCGCTTCCCGGACGTCATGGTCGCGCCCGTGCTGCCGGCGGACCCGGGCGCCGACTCCCCGTTGGTGCCCGACGAAGCACTGCACCGGGCGCCGCCGTCGGCGCGCCGCAACCTCCTGATCCTGGCCGTCGGACTCGTCGCGTGGGTCGGGCCGGTGGCGGTCGCCTGGATCGTCGCCGACGGGGGCACGTCGGTGTTCCTGGACCAGGGTGTCTTCTTCGGCGGCATGGCCCTGGTGACCTTCGGCGGTGCCTACGCCGTGCTCGCGTACGTCGCCCAGGCGGCGGTCGGCACGTTCGGCTGGGTGACGGCCGGGGAGATGACCAAGGGCCTCGCCCTCGCCGAGTCGACGCCCGGTCCGCTGATCATGGTCGTGCAGTTCGTGGCGTTCCTCGGCGCCTACCGTGACCCCGGCAGCCTCGACCCGTGGGTCGCAGGCGTGCTGGCCTCCGTGGTCGTCGTGTGGGTGACCTTCGTGCCGAGCTTCCTCTTCATCTTCCTGGGGGCGCCGTACGTCGAGCGCCTGCGCGACAACGCGACGCTGTCCGCCGCGCTGACGGGGGTGACCGCCGCGGTCGTCGGCGTGATCGCCAACCTCGCGCTCTACTTCGCGATCCACACCCTCTTCGCGGAGTCGCGCCGCTGGGGAGCGGATCACCTCGGGCTGCTGGTGCCGGTCTGGGACTCCTACGTCTGGGAGTCGTTCGTGCTGCTGCCGGTCGCCCTGCTGATGGTGTTCCGGTGGCGCTGGTCGGTGCTGCGCACGCTCGGCGTCTCCGCGCTCGCCGGGCTCGCCCTGTCCGTCCTGACCTGA